In a genomic window of uncultured Sphaerochaeta sp.:
- the dcm gene encoding DNA (cytosine-5-)-methyltransferase: protein MKEDKIITAEKIKELCKLMHVSNAELASRLNMTPQNFYNKLRRGNFTVAQLDGIAKALGAQFVWNFSAPELEKAETVFRMGELFCGPGGLANGYQRANVPGVRIEHAWANDFDQDTCNTYIRNICPDKPESVICHDVRTLDIEKLGTIDALAFGFPCNDFSNVGEKKGLHGEFGPLYTYGVKALNTYHPKWFLAENVGGLAAANEGSTFKKILDDLRACGYRLYPNLYKFEEYGIPQMRHRIIIIGIREDLPYEYKVPSTEPYINADVTCKTAIECPPIPKDAPNNERTMQSEKVVERLKHIKPGQNAFNANLPPDLQLNVKGAKISQIYKRLDPSRPAYTVTGSGGGGTHIYHWEEPRALTNRERARLQTFPDDYIFEGSKEKVRKQIGMAVPCRGAKIIFEAILKTFAGIEYPSIPCNILPKGDPVR from the coding sequence ATGAAAGAAGATAAAATCATCACTGCCGAAAAGATCAAAGAATTATGCAAACTGATGCACGTCAGCAATGCTGAATTAGCATCACGTCTTAATATGACTCCTCAGAATTTTTATAACAAACTCCGCCGTGGGAATTTTACAGTTGCACAACTTGATGGAATTGCAAAAGCATTGGGAGCACAGTTTGTTTGGAACTTTTCAGCCCCTGAACTAGAGAAGGCAGAAACTGTATTTCGTATGGGAGAGTTGTTTTGCGGCCCGGGAGGGTTAGCTAACGGGTATCAAAGAGCAAATGTTCCGGGAGTGCGAATAGAACATGCCTGGGCTAATGATTTTGATCAAGACACCTGTAATACCTATATTCGAAACATATGTCCAGATAAACCTGAATCAGTAATATGTCATGATGTGCGTACATTGGATATTGAAAAGTTAGGTACTATCGATGCCCTAGCTTTTGGCTTTCCTTGTAATGACTTTTCAAATGTTGGAGAAAAGAAAGGCCTTCATGGAGAATTCGGACCTCTCTATACATACGGGGTTAAGGCTCTCAACACATATCATCCGAAATGGTTTCTTGCTGAGAATGTTGGAGGATTGGCAGCAGCAAACGAAGGTTCAACCTTTAAAAAAATCCTTGATGATTTGCGCGCATGCGGTTATCGTCTCTATCCGAATCTTTACAAGTTTGAGGAATATGGTATTCCTCAAATGAGACATAGAATTATTATTATTGGAATCAGAGAGGACCTTCCTTATGAGTATAAGGTACCCTCAACAGAACCCTATATAAATGCTGATGTAACATGCAAAACAGCTATCGAATGTCCTCCTATCCCAAAAGACGCTCCAAACAATGAAAGGACTATGCAATCAGAAAAAGTAGTTGAACGACTGAAACACATCAAACCGGGTCAGAATGCTTTTAATGCAAATCTCCCACCAGATCTGCAATTGAATGTAAAAGGAGCAAAAATTAGCCAGATTTATAAAAGGCTGGACCCTTCAAGACCTGCTTATACGGTTACAGGCTCCGGTGGAGGCGGAACACATATTTACCATTGGGAGGAACCTCGTGCATTAACAAACCGTGAAAGAGCAAGGCTTCAAACGTTCCCCGATGACTATATATTTGAAGGATCAAAAGAAAAGGTTCGCAAACAAATCGGTATGGCTGTTCCTTGTAGAGGTGCTAAGATAATTTTTGAAGCAATTTTGAAGACATTTGCAGGAATAGAGTATCCATCTATACCATGCAATATTTTGCCTAAAGGAGATCCAGTAAGATGA